TTAGTGTTGTAGTTCTTCTTATATAATTATTAGCTCCTGTGGAAATGTTCAACCAACACATTGTATATAGAAATTGTCAACATATTATTTTGTTCTGACTGTGTTTCTTGTAATATGATGCatccaaaagaaaataattggttCTCTCTCCTGCAAACTggtaaatatttttgaaaaacaTTAAATATAAGGTACAGTTCTTTTTGAGTGACCtaaaatcttttagcattttcattGTGCAGATTGAAGTTTGTTATACTTTGTTGAGCTATCATATATAAATTTGAAATGTAATTTTGCAGGTTAAGCTTAATAACATGCTGTACCACACTGCTCGTATAAACTGCCTCGCATGGTCTCCTAATAGCTCTTTGGTGGCTACTGGATCACTAGATACCTGTGTCATTATTTATGAAGTTGGGAAGCCTGCTTCAAGCCGCATAACCATAAAAGGAGCCAACTTGGGTGGAGTTTACGGCTTGGCATTTACTGATGAGTGCACTTTGGTCAGCGCAGGGGAGGATGCCTTTGTTCGCGTGTGGAGGTTAGCACCACAATAAGATGGTATTAGTATTAGCAGCAACATGCTTAATGCAGGTACTACACGCAAAATTTAGAGGTTTACACTTTTTCCATTGACTTTAATATTAAGTACATCCAATTATCTATCTGTATCTGACATGAAACCGATAGATCAAAATTCATTACCACATTTTATATATTATAGCTGTTATAAGATCATTTTGAGGTATCTATTTCTTATTTGCAGGACTAAAACTTTCAACGGAGAAATAATCAGAGggaaaaggaaaaattaaaagtTCAGAACGCAGGTAATCCATAGAGTTGATCAGCAATTGTGGTTTGGCTAATCAGCTGGCAAGCAGTCTTTATCTCTCCCTTCCTCCCTACAAGCAATCTATTTTAGTTGGTCAGAAATGTTTGTATTCCTTTTAGTTTCATCCATGTTCTGCAGTTTTGGCCAGTGACGCTATTTTATTTGTGATGGGATAAATCTATTGTGTATAAATGATAAATATTGATTCTTTAAGCATTTGTATTTTGTGTTGTACATTACTGGGAAGCCCATCAACTGTGAGATTCGAAGATTGCTTTTGAGGGCATAGGCTCCAGCGGTGCAGGATTGTGCCAAACAAAGCTACTGGAAGTGAACATTATCTTAAGGTAGAGGTGGTTTTATGCTTTATGTTTCCATTCTTTGATCCATTTTCTGGAACTTTTGACTAATTCATAACAGTAATACTTCCATTATgttctcaattctgaaattaaTAGATATTTGAACAAGAAAATTTTACACCATGAAACTGTTTGCATTTGCATAAGATGATAGTTTTTCTACTTTCTACTGGTTGCTTACGCTTTTGGATAAAAGTGTTTCCATCTTGGGTTTCTTTCCCGTAAAGCACTTTTACCATATATTGAATTTCTGATATAGGTACCCACCATTAATTCTCTACCTTCTGTTGCCTCATTTCTTTGAAGCTGGTGCATTAGCAATCATGAACGCAAACCCTTTTGACCTTTAAAGGTGCACTGGCAGTACATCAGGTTTTTTCCTTTAGTCACTTCTGCCTGTACTTTGCCATACCGGCATTTCATCGAGCACAGCAAACTTTGTGGCAAAGCTTTGATAAATCCATTCACATAAGCCCTTTTTCTCTGTTGCTTCTCCTGTGTTTTCACTTTGACAACATCATTGATTCCCAGATGCTTCTCTTTCCACCCTTTACAAAGTGACAAATGCTTCATATTTTCAGTCATTGCTTTTGTGGGTACGAATTTTATACAAATTAAACAAAGTCAATTGTACAAGTCACATGGATACATCCCTCTTTGGTACCCTTTATGAATCCAATGCTCGCAATAACATTGACGTTAGTTATCCGCTGCTCTGTTTGCTTTTAGGGAAAATATTTTCTCTAAATCATTGTCAATTCTGAAAAACAAGAAGCCATACACCAATATACACTAATATTCACATGATTATGGATCAATTTTTACTTGCATGACCATTTGGAATGAGACTAAAGGATTTACATACGAAGAGGGGCTTGTGATTTATCTAGTTTTCATTATCAACCTTGCATTTGACTTAGGTGTGTTTAACCTCAGCCCATTAGAAATTGCAGCTTGGAAATAGTGGTGATCTATGTTAATAAACTACAACTTTGGGTAATTGGGGTACGCAATAGTGTTGTGGACCAGTCAGGTGGCGCTATTTACAGACATTTATTTACGTTGGAGTTCAAAGTTTAAAaaacagtttaaaaaaaaaaaaatatatatatatatatatatatatatatatatacaaaattatttaattattttaaaatcttttagttatatttaatttaattttaaaataatttttattatcctATAATAATTAAAGAGACACCATCAACAATGGCAAATATCAACCCGACTGTTCCTTACTCTACGCATCTGTGCACAGCCACACACCCCACAGGATATCGTGTCACTGTACAAGAACAGTACCCAATGCCACCTTGTCTGTTGTGTGATTAAATTAAACAAGCTTCAAAATAACAAGTTGACCATCCACCACCGTACACAACAAAGATAATGCACGATTTTTATATAAATACATATTCTAAATCACTCCATTTTTATTATTTACTAGTACTGTGAGGTTTGCAAAACCACAAATCAAAGTCTGTCTTGAAACGTAGAAAAAACAAGGAGACAGAGTTgaactaaaaaaaaaagagaaaaaaaatgcaTCATCCTAACAACTACACAAATACACTGATAAGATTCACTGAGACGTCCTATCTCCCATTCCAATCTATTCCCTCCACAGGACATCCACCAGGGAATACTGTCAAAAgcccactaactccacttaattTTCAAGACAAATCACCATAgtattcctttattttttttttttggggggggggaggGGATTCCTACATTCTCTCTCAATTACATTATTGAACAGCTGCTAGTGTTTTCATCACTGAACATGTGGGTTGCTGCAGAGTTACCAATACTGTAATTGGGTTGCTCAGTACAAGGGGCAGGGCTGTAGTTATAGTAATAGCCAGTGTTAGGTGGAATAAAAGGAGACCTGTGATACATCATCTGCGGTTGAGGTGGCTGTTGCTGCTGCTGCATTATATGCCTGTTTTGCATGTTCATCATCATGGATGCTGCTGCTGCTGGATGGTTATACCCATTCATATTCATCATCGTAGCTGATGGATGTTGCCCTGCGGCATATAAACCACTAGGGAACTCTCCTCCAGATGATCCTTGATATCCCATATTGGATTGAACTTGTTGAAACCCTCCTAAACCATTGGGATTGCATCCCAACCCAGTAGCAGTAGCTGAATTAGGAATATTACCAACATTTCCATTAAAACCAGCAAGGTTCATCATGGTTGCAATGTCATTTGCCCTTTTCCCTTCACCAGAATTGATGTTTCCACCTCCTAATTGGGTACTGTTCATTTTCAAAGCCGCCATGGCTTGTTGATCTATCTCACCTGGATTAACCTTCATTCCCATGTTCTGATTTGGGTTTGGGGTTCCTTTCTTTTGGGCATTCCCGTTCCCAACATTGTTG
The Hevea brasiliensis isolate MT/VB/25A 57/8 chromosome 18, ASM3005281v1, whole genome shotgun sequence genome window above contains:
- the LOC110650882 gene encoding heavy metal-associated isoprenylated plant protein 37, whose protein sequence is MTKEEDFKLLKIQTCVLKVNIHCDGCKQKVKKLLQRIEGVYQVNIDAEQQKVAVSGSVDSATLIKKLVRAGKHAEVWSQKSNQNQNQNQKGNCIKDDKNNKGQKRSILKGLEALKNQQKLPVAFGSEEDDDYFDDDDDEDDEEEDELGFLVPRLGLLRQQIEASNAKKNIGSMAAAPNNGNNKMNNNVGNGNAQKKGTPNPNQNMGMKVNPGEIDQQAMAALKMNSTQLGGGNINSGEGKRANDIATMMNLAGFNGNVGNIPNSATATGLGCNPNGLGGFQQVQSNMGYQGSSGGEFPSGLYAAGQHPSATMMNMNGYNHPAAAASMMMNMQNRHIMQQQQQPPQPQMMYHRSPFIPPNTGYYYNYSPAPCTEQPNYSIGNSAATHMFSDENTSSCSIM